One genomic region from Anopheles bellator chromosome 2, idAnoBellAS_SP24_06.2, whole genome shotgun sequence encodes:
- the LOC131211975 gene encoding homocysteine-responsive endoplasmic reticulum-resident ubiquitin-like domain member 1 protein → MDVTLIVKASNQQCEDLTIKCEPSWTIRRLKGHLTEVYPGKPNSDEQKLIYSGQLLGDSVVLKDVLRQYDGQQAHTVHLVFTPKNHCYSSSSNIASKAPATKMAANQNPSASCSSSTANVGATSARGVSEDSGSLASQERESAGSSIDNGGLRQRMTRPTLRTLPGTSALMEETAALHSFVQHTYMQYLNQYINLINSGQSNVNAYAPSGVPLANASLETSTATIATAPAVVPALSQPVAPGPFTNFPSVYYPCMMPAGALPSGSSIPAAMSAAGTQPVVAASSFLTPSIPNPAPSSSSLGSPTAATTNQQVSLTSSTSSSPSGVSPTAPAADEAPTVATTPAQQVPAQDQGVADAPDAAAARGQRRFPNIVVEEQENNDWLDVFFSMCRVGILMTVIYVYSSPMRCFTVLMIGVMLYLKKHLDRLSQAVDRRGADAPQPAAAGDQQNNNVPGGAPQEQRIEQTTAEEQPVVDNSSDSLTAESLEQSSNVREDDVSASNIAATSSTSNNGSRSPSIMPRPRTGPAAANSRATEGSAAAQQAAPVGSELANLEQPATEGQRMTLNDMTSFLGTLVITFFTSIIPDTPAA, encoded by the exons ATGGATGTTACTCTGATCGTGAAGGCGTCGAACCAGCAGTGCGAGGATCTGACCATCAAATGCGAACCTTCGTGGACGATCCGACGGCTGAAGGGCCATCTGACGGAGGTGTACCCCGGCAAACCG aatTCCGATGAGCAAAAGTTGATCTACTCAGGCCAGTTGCTCGGTGATAGCGTGGTACTCAAGGACGTCCTCCGGCAGTATGATGGCCAACAGGCGCACACAGTTCATCTAGTTTTCACGCCAAAGAATCACTGTTAcagtagcagtagcaacaTTGCCAGTAAAGCTCCCGCTACTAAAATGGCGGCGAATCAGAATCCATCAGCTAGCTGTTCTTCATCTACTGCCAATGTCGGTGCTACTTCTGCTCGCGGTGTCAGTGAAGACTCTGGATCACTAGCCTCGCAGGAACGTGAAAGCGCAGGTTCGTCGATCGACAATGGAGGGCTTCGCCAGCGCATGACCAGACCTACGCTACGAACGCTTCCTGGGACATCCGCCCTAATGGAGGAAACGGCAGCCCTGCACAGTTTCGTGCAGCATACCTACATGCAGTACCTCAACCAATACATTAATCT AATAAATTCCGGACAGAGCAATGTGAACGCTTATGCTCCATCCGGAGTCCCTTTGGCAAACGCTTCGCTCGAAACTTCTACAGCGACGATAGCAACAGCTCCAGCTGTGGTTCCTGCACTCAGCCAACCTGTCGCGCCTGGGCCATTTACCAACTTCCCGTCAGTCTACTATCCCTGTATGATGCCCGCTGGAGCGCTGCCTTCTGGCAGTAGCATTCCTGCGGCGATGAGCGCCGCAGGAACACAGCCTGTAGTTGCGGCTTCCAGTTTTCTTACACCCTCCATTCCCAATCCAGCACCAAGTTCATCCTCGTTAGGATCACCGACCGCTGCAACGACCAACCAACAGGTTTCTttgaccagcagcaccagcagttcGCCATCCGGCGTCTCGCCGACGGCGCCAGCCGCTGATGAGGCTCCAACAGTGGCGACAACTCCAGCACAGCAGGTGCCTGCACAAGACCAAGGCGTTGCGGATGCTCCTGATGCTGCAGCTGCTCGGGGTCAACGCCGTTTCCCGAATATCGTGGTAGAAGAGCAGGAAAACAACGATTGGCTTGATGTGTTTTTCAGCATGTGCCGAGTCGGCATACTGATGACGGTCATTTACGTTTACTCTTCACCAATGCGCTGTTTCACCGTGTTGATGATCGGTGTGATGTTGTACTT GAAAAAGCATCTCGATCGTCTTTCGCAAGCGGTGGATAGGCGAGGGGCCGATGCTCCTCAGCCGGCGGCTGCAGGTGATCAGCAAAATAATAACGTACCTGGAGGGGCTCCGCAAGAGCAGCGGATCGAACAGACAACTGCTGAAGAACAACCAGTGGTAGACAATTCGTCGGATTCACTTACGGCAGAATCCCTCGAGCAAAGTTCGAACGTTAGAGAAGACGATGTATCTGCATCGAACATTGCCGCCACGTCATCAACGAGCAACAACGGCAGCCGCAGTCCTTCTATCATGCCTCGTCCACGCACCGGTCCGGCAGCCGCCAACAGCAGGGCAACGGAAGGCTCTGCCGCCGCACAGCAAGCAGCACCGGTTGGCAGTGAGCTGGCCAACTTGGAACAACCTGCTACTGAAGGACAGCGAATGACTTTGAATGACATGACGTCTTTCCTCGGGACGCTTGTGATAACGTTTTTCACCTCAATTATCCCGGACACTCCGGCGGCGTAA
- the LOC131211976 gene encoding zinc finger CCCH domain-containing protein 15 homolog, translating into MPPKKAPAAASKKTEAKKKEKIIEDKTFGLKNKKGAKQQKFISQVEKQVKSGGQHNLVTNVNAKKEEKEKKLKEQKELAKLFKPVATQKLEVGADPKSVLCAFFKQGTCTKGDRCKFSHDLAVERKSEKRSIHFDMRDADANDTIENWTEEKLSEVVAKKHGKDKTMPTTTIICKYFLDAVERSLYGWFWECPNGDKCIYRHALPPGYVLKKDKKKAEASKEEISLVDLIERERAALGANQTRVTLETFLAWKKRKIQEKKDKLQKEEDRKRSDFKAGRQNGLSGREMFSFNPELIDYGVDEGEAAIESYGRNEDDDDTTEYKELDLNMLSLSIKDVDDTGTVADIDRWEKMAAGAAEAAARTSAEDATVSDAAPINENLFLEEDLEGLDDDLSDDEDDEDEDDGGESDETSEKS; encoded by the exons ATGCCGCCCAAGAAAGCGCCAGCTGCGGCTTCCAAGAAAACCGAAGctaagaagaaggaaaaaatcaTTGAG GATAAAACATTCGgtttgaagaacaaaaaaggtGCAAAGCAACAGAAGTTTATCTCGCAAGTAGAGAAGCAAGTCAAGAGCGGCGGACAACATAACCTAGTGACGAATGTGAATGCAAagaaggaggagaaggagaagaagctGAAGGAACAGAAGGAGCTGGCCAAACTGTTCAAACCGGTAGCGACACAAAAGCTCGAGGTCGGCGCTGACCCGAAGTCGGTGCTATGTGCCTTTTTCAAGCAAGGCACCTGTACAAAAGGCGATAGGTGCAAGTTTTCGCACGATCTAGCCGTTGAACGGAAATCCGAAAAGCGTTCCATTCACTTCGATATGCGCGATGCCGACGCCAACGATACGATCGAGAACTGGACTGAGGAGAAGCTGTCCGAGGTGGTTGCCAAGAAGCATggaaaagacaaaacaatGCCCACTACGACGATC ATCTGCAAATATTTCCTGGATGCCGTGGAACGTTCACTGTACGGGTGGTTTTGGGAATGTCCCAACGGCGATAAGTGCATCTACCGACACGCCCTGCCACCTGGCTATGTACTgaagaaagataaaaagaaGGCTGAAGCGTCAAAAGAAGAGATATCGTTGGTCGATTTGATCGAGCGCGAGCGAGCCGCACTCGGGGCGAACCAAACGCGCGTCACGCTGGAAACTTTCCTCGCCTGGAAGAAACGCAAGATTCaggaaaagaaggacaaaCTGCAGAAAGAGGAGGATCGTAAGCGCAGCGATTTCAAGGCCGGTCGACAGAATGGTCTTTCTGGTCGCGAGATGTTCAGCTTCAACCCAGAACTGATCGACTACGGCGTCGACGAAGGCGAAGCGGCCATCGAATCGTACGGCCGCaatgaggacgacgacgacactaCCGAATACAAGGAGCTCGATTTGAATATGCTCTCGCTGTCGATCAAAGAT GTGGACGATACGGGAACGGTAGCGGACATAGATCGCtgggaaaaaatggccgcaGGGGCAGCCGAGGCGGCAGCGCGTACCTCAGCCGAAGATGCTACCGTTTCCGATGCTGCCCCAATTAACGAAAACCTTTTCCTCGAAGAAGACCTCGAAGGTCTGGATGATGATCTTAGcgatgacgaggacgatgaggacgaagACGATGGAGGAGAGTCGgacgaaacgagcgaaaagTCGTGA